The sequence GCTGGAGTAGGGGGTGGTTTGCAGTTAATGGAATTTTATCAACCTTTCCCTTTCCTGTAGTCTGGGGAGGTTAGGATTTCAGGggtggcttgaaggtggggccgGAGGCTTGGGCGGGACCTATGGATATCTGCAGGGAGGGCGTGACCGAGGCTGCCTGGAAGACAGTGGGGGGTGGTGGAATATATCTCCCCTTGCCCTCTCCGCCCACATGTCCCaggtccagccctgcccaagttCCATCATTTCCCCACAGCGAAGGGGCAGAACTCAGGCACCTCGACACTCAGGTCCAGCGCTGTGAGGACATCCTGCAGCAGCTGCGGGCCGTGGTACCCCAGATAGACATGGAAGGGGATCGCAACATCTGGATTGTGAAGCCGGGAGCCAAGTCCCGCGGACGAGGTGGGGGTCAGCTCCTACTTCCTGCCTTGGCACCTCCCATCTCCCAGTAAAGGCCAAGGAAGTTAATAGTGTAGGTCTATTGAAGCCAGAttgcctgggtttgagtcctagCTCTGCTACTGATATTCTTCATGACCTTGAGCAGGTTTTATCACCTCCCTGAACcccagttccctcatctgtgaaatgaggaggATGATAATACCTCCTGTGAGGTGAGGATTAAATGCAGTCATGCATCTAAAGCATGATTCCAAATCCTTAACATGCTTTAATTTATACAATCCTGGGAAACGAAGGCATGTGTAGGCTCTCACATGATCCGGAAGGATATCCATAAGGACCTGGAAGCAGCAGTTGGCTGCCCCTGGACAAGGAGATGTAATTTTTATTGTCTGCCCTTTTGTactgtctaatttttgttttgttttatagtctATTTATTATTGGTAGGAAAGTAATAGGtgcacatacttttttttttttttttttttttttttttttgagacggagtctcgctctgtcgcccaggctggagtgcagtggccgggtctcagctcactgcaagctccgcctcccgggttcacgccattctcctgcctcagcctccggagtagctgggactacaggcgcccgccacctcgcccggctagttttttgtatttttagtagagacggggtttcaccatgttagccaggatggtctcgatctcctgaccttgtgatccgcccgtctcggcctcccaaagtgctgggattacaggcttgagccaccgcgcccggcctaggtgcacatacttttaaaaagcccaacactggccgggcgcggtggctcacgcttgtaatcccggcactttgggaggccgaggcgggtggatcacttgaggtcaggagttggagaccagcctggccaacatggtgaaaccctgtctctactaaaaatacaaaaattggccacacgtggtggcaggcacctgcaatcccagctactcaggagactgaggcaggagaatcgcttgaacctgggaggcggaggttgcagtgagccgggctcgtgccactgcactccagcctaggcgacaggactgtctcaaaaaaaaaaaaaaaaaaaaggccaggcgcggtggctcaagcctgtaatcccagcactttgggaggccgaaacgggtggatcacgaggtcaggagatcgagaccatcctggctaacacagtgaaaccccgtctctactaaaaaaacacacaaaaaactagccgggtgtggtggtgggcgcctgtagtcccagttactcgggaggctgaggcaggagaatggcgtaaacccgggaggtggagcttgcactgagctgagatctcgccactgcactccagcctgggtgacagagcaagactccgtctcaaaaaaaaaaaaaaaaaaaaaaaaaaagcccagcacTTTAAATTTGTAGCCATGTATATATTCCTATTTAATCAAACAAAACTGGTTAattaggaaaaatttaaaatcctTAGCAAATTCCTGGCTTTCTCAAAGGGAACTGAGTTCTGGTTGAGGGAGACCACCTTTCCCACGCAGCCCTATCAGCTCCGAGGGGATGAGAGCTCATGACAAGCTGGCCCTTCTCCCAGCCCACGCCTGACCTTTCAATCCCTGACTGCCCTCCTCCCCCGTAGGCATCATATGCATGGACCACCTGGAGGAGATGCTGAAGCTGGTGAATGGCAACCCCATGGTGATGAAGGACGGCAAATGGGTGGTGCAGAAGTATATTGAGCGGCCCCTGCTCATCTTTGGCACCAAGTTTGACCTGAGACAGTGGTTCCTGGTAACTGACTGGAACCCACTTACTGTGTGGTTCTACCGCGACAGCTATATCCGCTTTTCCACACAGCCCTTCTCCCTGAAGAACCTGGACAAGTGAGCCCCTCTGTTCGCCTCCCACAAGCTCCCTGCCTAGTTGGGGAACTGGCAAGCAAACAGGCAATTACAGTGCAGGGGACTCGCGCAGCAGCGCTAGGCTCCATGCACAGACTGCAGGCAGGCGGGCTCTCATCCAGCCAGCTGTCCTTGCATCcaacagattttttatttttattttttttgacggggggtggtctcactctgttgcctaggctggagtgcagtggcatggtcacggctcactgtagccttgactttctgtgctcaagcaatccttcctcctcagcctcccaagtatctgagaccacaggcatgtaccacagctgatttttgaattcttttatgtagacatggggtctcactatgttgcccaggctggtctcaaactcctgggctcaagcgatcgtcccaccttggcttcctaaagtgctgggattacattgtGCCTGGCCCCTCCAACAGATTTGATCAAGTGTGTACCTTATGCCATGCACTGTTCTGGGCACTTGGggtatagcagtgaacaaaacaagatCCTGGCTCTCAAGGGCTTACATTCTAGCAGGGAGAAACAGACAAGCAATGAACACAAGTGAAATTATCTAACAGGTTCAAAGAttatttgggccaggcgcagtggctcacacctgtaatcccagcactttgggaggctgaggcaggcagatcacctgaggtcaggagttcgagaccagcctgaccaatatggtgaaaccccgtctctactaaaaatataaaaattagctgggtgtgttggcgggcacctgtagtcccagctactcgggaggctgagacaggagaattgcttgaacctgggaggtggaggttgcagtgaactgagatcgtgcgactgcactccaacctgggcaacagagcaagactctgtctcaaaaaaaaaaaaaagattatatttgTCGTTGGGGGAAAAAGGGAAGCAAATGTAGAGCAGGGGAAAGGAGGTCAGAAGTTTTGAAAACCAAGATGTCGTGTTAAGTTCTGGGGTGAGAGAAAGCCTTGTTGAAGCCTGAATTCAAATTCTGTCTCTGCAGCTTCCAAGTTGTTTGACTCTGGTCATGTGAAAACCTATTTAAGCCTTGGTTTCCACATCTGAAGAATGGAGGCAGTAGTATGAAATTCATAGCTATCAATTATTGAGTGCTTCATATGTGATAGTGCTAAGCACTTTGTATCCATTATCTTATTCTTCATAAGAACCCAGTGAATACTTCCTGTTCACCAGgtctgaggaaaaaataaaaaacagtgaagTGGGTACTGTTACtaccctcattttgcagatgtgaaGAGCACGCAGGTTAGACGACTTGCCTAAGGTCTCACAACTAGTGTGGAGATGGCACTTGACCGCGTCCTGGTGATGACGGGGCCATACCCTTACCCACCCTCTTATCTTCCAAACACTGAGATGGTTAACTGAGACTATGCACAAAGCACTTAGTACTGTGGCCCCCATAATTAGCGCTCTCAGAGCAGCCCTGAGAGATAACAGTAGTTCTGGCCCTAAAGGAATGTGGTGGGGCCCAGGCCTCTGTCCTTTTTGTCCTTCCCAGTAGGGCCCCATCTCCAGTTGAATAGTGCAGGGTGGCCCAGGGCTGGTTCCAGGACTTGCCTGTCCTCCCTGAACTTGGATGGGAGAGACACAAGGGCCTGGACTTCAGTTTTCTGCTCTCTGCCCCAGCTCAGTGCACCTGTGTAACAACTCCATCCAGAAGCACCTGGAGAACTCATGCCATCGGCATCCACTGCTTCCCCCAGACAACATGTGGTCCAGCCAGAGGTTCCAGGCCCACCTGCAGGAGATGGGGGCCCCAAATGCTTGGTCCACCATCATCGTGCCTGGCATGAAGGATGCTGTAATCCACGCACTTCAGACCTCCCAGGACACTGTGCAGTGTCGGAAGGCCAGCTTTGAGCTCTATGGTGCTGACTTTGTGTTCGGGGAGGACTTCCAGCCCTGGCTGATTGAGATCAACGCCAGCCCCACCATGGCGCCCTCCACGGCAGTCACAGCCCGGCTCTGTGCTGGCGTGCAAGCTGACACCCTGCGCGTGGTCATTGACCGGCGGCTGGACCGCAACTGTGACACAGGAGCCTTTGAGCTCATCTATAAGCAGGTGAGGAGGTTGGGCCCAGGCAGGACCCCAGAGAGTCTGCACCCTCTTCCAGGCAGCCCCATAGTGGAGCATAGGACTCTGCAGTCAGACCCAGTTTAAGACCCAGATTCAAGTCCTGGTCCTGCTAAGGTGACCTCGCCTCcttgagcctcagtctcctgatctTTGAAATGGGGATATTATTACCAACTTTCTCATGGGAATGGGAGAATAAAATGAATTAGTGTATGGGGATAATATTTCTAGAGAGGCATATAGCATAGTCGTAAGAGCAGAGATTCTGGAATCTccttggtttcttctttttttttgagatggagtctcgctctatctcccaggctggagtgcagtggcccaagtttggctcactgcaagctccgcctcctgggttcacgccattctcctgcctcagcctcccgagtagctgggactacaggcgcccgccactgcgcctggctagtttttttttttttttttgtattttttagtagagacggggtttcaccgggttagccaggatggtctcgaactcctgaccttgtgatccgccagtttcggcctcccaaagtgctgggattacaggcttgagccaccacgcccggccgtctCCTTGGTTTCAAATTACTGTTCAGTGACaacaagctgtgtgactttggacaagttccTAACCCCTAggtctcctcatctgtaagaaTAAAAATAGTACCTAACTCACAAAGTTAGGTACTAtgagttgtgagaattaaatgagttgaCAAGTAAagtacttcattttcatttatttatttttgagaccgagtctcgctcttttgcccaggctggagtgcagtggcatgatcttggctcactgcaacctccacctcctgggttcaagcgattctcctgcctcagcctcccaagtagctgggattacaggtgcccaccacaacgcctgtctaatttttgtatttttagtagatacagggtttctccatgttggccaggctggtctcaaactcctgacctcaggtgatccgcccacctcagcctcccaaagtgctgggattacagcaggagccaccgtgcccagccagtaaagtactttagaatagtgcctggcacatagtaaatgctacTAAGTTTTAGCTAATGTTATTACCTAATAAGGTTAGGAGTTTCATCATGTATAACCTGTAAAGTGCCTGAATGTATAGTAATAGGCAATTACTggtagctactattattattagtattataattatttcaCTCATCTTGCTTCAAAGAGAGATTGGAGTCTACTTGTAAAATagaacagcattttaaaaaatcagtcagaCAATTGATTGCAAAGCTTTCTGAGCTCTGGATAGAATTTCTTGTGGCAGTTTAAGTGGCTTCTGATTAGCATTCGGCTTCTGTCAAGGTTTGGTTACAGGAAGAGAGCATACCGATCACGTGACCTAAGTGACCTCGTCTTTATTACAGttattgatcatttcttttttttttcaagataagagtcttgctctgttgcccaggctggagtgcggtggcgcgatctcggctcactgcaagctccgcctcccgggttcatgccattttcctgcctcagcctcccaagtagctgggactacaggcgcccgccagcacgcccggctaattttttgtatttttagtagagacagggtttcactgtgttagccaggatggttttgatctcctgacctcatgatccgcccaccttggcctcccaaagtgctgggattacaggcgtgtgccaccacgcccggccccgaTCGTTTCTTAAATTAATATATTGGCGTTTTGGtttcaaaaaatgtaaatggGGAAATACATGGGCAGGAAAATATGAGCAAGCTGAGGGAAAAGGTGCCATTGTAGTGCAGTGCTCCCAATGCCAGTGCCCAGGCCAGAAGCATGTGAAAGCTTCTAAAGGTATGGATGTCAGGAGGCTCCACCCCCAGAGATTGACCCAAGATGTCTAGCTTGGGGAGGTGACTACGCATCTGCATTTTTCAAATTTCCcccaaacatcttttttttttttttttttttttttttttttgagacagagtcgctttatcatgcaggctggagtgcagtggcaccatctcggctcactgcatcctccgcctcccaggttcaagcgattctcctgcctccaccccactgagtagctgggactacaggcgcccgccaccatgcctggctaactttttgtattttagtagagacaaggtttcaccgtgttagccataatggtctcgatctcctgacttcgtgattcacccgtctcggcctcccaaagtgctaggattacaggcatgagccaccgcgccaagccCTCTAAATGTCTTTTATTGctgatttgttcttgtttttaggCCAGCACATAGTGAAGGCTCACACCTTGCACTGgttttttgtctcttttcatctaGGCCAGCCCCAGTGCCTTTTGACACCACAGTTTTGATCTTTTGAGGGGCCAGGCCGGTTGTTTTGTAGAACTGTCCCACATTCTGGATTTATCTGATTGTTTCCTTATGGTGTTATTTACCTTGGTCTTTTGTTAGCTGATTGTCTCAGGAACTAGAAGTTAGGTCAGACAGCTTGATGAGGTTCAGGTTAAACATTTTTGCCAAGAGCACTTCAGAGGTGATGTTGGGTACCTCATGTGGCATCACAAGGCACATCCTTTGACAGTGTCTCACAGTTAGTGCTGCTGAGTTTGACTGTGGGTTACAGCGGTGGTTACGAGATCTCTCCATTATAAGCTACATCTCCCCTttgcaattaatttttttgtaaggtGTTGTGTTGGCTCTGTCCAGATgactgtcattttcctgtcatcCATTCATCTAATTGTTTTGATACCAGTTTTGATTATTGCCTATTTTATTAGAGTTGCAAAATGGCAAATGTCTAATTCTGTTGTTCCTTCTGCATTTATTAGCTGAGATTCTTCTTTAAAGATGAGCTTTCCCTCATCATTTGGGGCCACTCGGGAGTGCTGatagctatatttttatttgattaaaaagaattttttttaaatttttctttttttttgagacagagtcttgctctgccacccaggctggagtgcagtggtgctatctcggctcgctgcaacctccgcctcctggaatcaagtgattctccttcttagatcccaagtagctgggattacaggtgcccaccatggctggctaatttttgtgtttttagtagagacggggttttgccatgttggccaggctggtctccaactcctgacctcagatattcacctgcctcagcctcccaaagtgctaggattacaggcatgagccaccatgcccggcaatagctgtatttatttatttatttatttatttgagacggagtttcgctcttatcacccaggctggagtgcaatggcgcgatctcggctcagtgcaacctccgcctcctgcattcaagcaattctcctgcctcagcctcccaagtagctgggattacaggtgcctgccaccatgacctgctaatttttttgtatttttagtagagacagggttttgccatgttagccaggctggtctcgaattcttgacctcaagtgatctgccagccttagcctcccaaagtgctgggattacaggtgtgaccaccgtgcccggcggatagctgtatttttaacaagctccaaGTAATTCTGATGTTTAGATAGATTCTGATCAGGATCCTTCAGTGGCACAGAAGATACCTCCAATTGACTCCAGGTTGCTGGCGAGGCACAGGGAGCTCTCCTGGAGCCCAGCTGAGGGCAGGACACACAGCTTGGCCTGATAGGAACTGAGAGTTGTAAGGGAGTCCCTCTCCTTGGAcccttctctctgccttcctctgcGTATTCGCTAATTCATTCTCTCCACAGACTGTCTTCTTTAAGGTTCTTAATTTCTGCTCCCCCAAAACCTGGGTTCACACGAGGCTCTAGGGAGGCTCCAAGCCTCTTACCTGTCTGGGTGGCGTAACTCAAACTCCCTGTGCAGAGAATCTGATTGGCTGAGCTCAGGAAGCTGTCCACCTGCAGTAGCCTGTGCAGTGGAGCCACACACATTCcagcaggggctgggggcagctTAGGAGGGAAATGTGGCTGAGGGGTGCTGGTGGGACATGGCTGGGATTCCCCCATTCCTCTGGGCTAGCAATTCCTGGAGCTCTGTGACTCTAGGTACTGACTCAGAGGTGGGCTTTCCATTTCTCAGCTCAGAAATGTCTCTTTGACCGGATGCCTCAGAAAGTAATTCCACCCATCTCTACCCTGGGTCCCGCTGGGCCAAGGATTCCACTACCACTGACTGAGTGGGCCTTGTCTCCTCTTCTTGCCCACAGCCTGCTGTGGAGGTGCCCCAGTATGTGGGCATCCGGCTCCTGGTAGAGGGCTCCACCATCAAGAAGCCCATGGCGATGTGTCATCGGCGGATGGGGGTCCGCCCAGCAGTCCCTCTGCTGACCCAGCGAGGCTCTAGGGAAGGCAAGGACTTGGGGACCCCTATCCACAGGTCAGCTTCTAGGAAAGGTGCTGGGGCCAGGAGCCTGGGGCACAGTGAGAAGCCAGTCTCCACTGCCACCACTTCAGCCCTcggaaaggggaagaaaggcaaGGCGAAAAGTGCCACAGCCCTGGTCTGCCCCAATCTCCCAGAGTGGGACGCCCCCAGCACCAGGATAGGCTGCATTTTCACTATGACCTTTTCTAGTGGGGACAGGCAACCCCACCACTTGAACAGATTGCCGTTGAGTCCGAAGAACCCCCAGGCCCTGGGTAAGACCATTTGCCCAAAACACCCAAGTGTCCCAAGGCGATTTATTCCTGCTCTCCAGGCCCCTCCTAACCACCTGGATCAGCCACCCCACCAAAGAGCCACCAGTAGCAAGTAAAAGCCACTACTCACaaagtattctttaaaaatacacagccaaattagctgggcatggtggcgcgagcctgtggtcccagctactcgcgaggctaatgaggatggcttgagcccgggaggtcaaggctgcagtgagttatgattgcacctctgcactccagcctgggagacagagcgagatgctgtcttaaaaacaaacaaaaaaagcactttgggaggccgaggcgggcagatcacttgaggttaggagtttgagaccagcctcgccaacatggtgaaaccccatctctactctactaaaaaatacaaaaattagccaggtgtggtgacaggtgcctataatcccagctacttgggaggctgaggcatgaaaatcgcttgaacccgggaagcggaggttgcagtgagttgagattgcaccattgtactccagcctgggcaacaagagcaaaactctgtcaaaaaaaaacaaaaaaaacccggCCAAATAAGTATTGTCTCCTCCAAAGTAGTGACTCTGCGAGGCAGAGTGATTTATTTCAAAGACGACCTTATTTCAAAGATGCCAGAACTTAAGCCCAGGTTGTTCTCTCCAGCGCCCACGCTTTTCCCACTGCAGTATTCTGCCTTTGCCTTCAAGCAGTCACCTCTGGGGAAAATAACTAACATGTGTCCAGCACTTAACAGTGTGCCCCATGCCACTACCTGCCCAGCTCCTTTAGTGCCTACACCAGCCTAGCAAGGTAGgtgctattatccccattttccagccAAGATATCAGGAAGTTTAAAGAAGttgcccaaggttgcacagctCAGAAGGGGCACAGCTGGGATGCAGACCCAGGTCTGTTGGACTCTACCCTGTTTTCTTCTCACTGCCTCTGGAGGAGGAACCCGGAGGGCTCCATCTGCCTTTACCCCGCCCCCTCCACATCCCCCCATCCTCCACACACACCTTTTAGGGCAGCTAGGCCACCTTGGGACCCCCTAGGCCCTCACAGCTTCTCTTGCTCCCACAGCCCCTCACCACTTCCCCAGCCTCCACACCAAGGCCCAGCTGCCTTCTCCCCATGTACTCCGACACCAAGGCCAGATCCTCAGACGACAGCACAGCAAGCTGGTGGGCACTAAGGCCCTGTCGACCACAGGCAAGGCCTTGATGACTCTACCCACGGCCAAGGTCTTCATTTCCCTCCCACCTAACCTTGATTTCAAGGTGGCACCCAGCATCCTGAAGCCAAGAAAGGTGGGCCTCGACCTGTGGCTCACACCCAGTGGACCGTGCTGAGCATGGGGTCAGGGCTGGagggcacaggcagacggcagcTCCCAGGCTGGCTGGCACCCCAAGGGAAGAGCTTGTCTCCCTCAGAAGCCCCTTTCTCAACAGACTTCTGACcgtctccctcttctcccctcctttcACACTGAGGCTCCTGCTCTCTTCTGCCTCCGAGGCCCCCAGCTGGAAGTGCCTTGTTGCCTCTGCCCTTTGAAGTCGGAACAATTCCTAGCACCCGTAGGAAGGTCAAGGACAAAGGCAAGTTCAAGGCCAAACTGCGACAAACCCAGGGCTGAGGCGTGCCCCATGAAGAGGCTGAGCCCCCTGAAACCCCTGCCCCTTGTTGGTACATTCCAGAGGCACAGGGGCCTGGGGGTATGAAGCTAGGGAAGCCCCTGCTTCGATTCCCCACTGCCCTTGTCCTGGATCCAAcaccaaataaaaagaaacaagtgaagtATTTGGGGCTTGGCTCCATTGCTGTTGGAGGGTCAAGAGTGGGTGGGGCGAGGCCATGTACCTCAGGGTCCACAGCAAGAGCCTGAGGCCATCAGCAGCTCCGCCATGCAGCGAGGCCCAGAATTCTCACCTAAGGACAGACATGGGGCTTCCTATTTAGGGACTCCCCCAGCATCTCCAATCCAGAGGTGGGGAGCGTGAGccttcactttacagatgaagaaactgagtctgaAAGAGGAGGCATGGCTTGCCCAAGATCATGTGGCAGTGAGTAGACTCAGGGACGTATTGCCAGAACTGCCGACCACGGAGAGCCCCCCAACACCAGAGAACAAGCCGGGCTAGCAGAATGACACCTAATGGGCATAGGAGTGTTAATGTCATGAGACGGGGAAAGAGTTGACCTTGCCTAAACCTCAGCCCTTCTGCAGAGGGAGTGGGTCTATCCCTTCTTCAGCAAGGGGCCAAGGTCacctaaaaatgaaatatccaggc is a genomic window of Macaca mulatta isolate MMU2019108-1 chromosome 2, T2T-MMU8v2.0, whole genome shotgun sequence containing:
- the TTLL3 gene encoding LOW QUALITY PROTEIN: tubulin monoglycylase TTLL3 (The sequence of the model RefSeq protein was modified relative to this genomic sequence to represent the inferred CDS: inserted 1 base in 1 codon); translation: MQGPDAPLLLSAGELGPGRRVSASWYRQGGGPVCNWLRKPQPLEPRTSFPLARRSEFRPPRRLPWPGPASAQPEEGHAGGRCQAGSPAPARRLGRAFNTLVPGTHAQGAADPRPLGPPHTPVLDDPSPQDGFPVLWRGSSKASHMNRLRNAKIYVERAVKQKKIFTIQGCYPVIRCLLRRRGWVEKKMVHRSGATLLPPQKDLDSSAMGDSDTTEDEDEDEDEEFQPPQLFDLDDLLKFDDLDGTHALMSRMVQNETPYFIWTTRRDVLDCRFLSKDQMINHYARAGSFTTKVGLCLNLRNLPWFDEVDANSFFPRCYRLGAEDDKKAFIEDFWLTAARNVLKLVVKSEWKSYPIQAVEEEASGDKQRKKQEKNPVLVSPEFVDEALCACEEYLSNLAHMDIDKDLEAPLYLTPEGWSLFLQRYYQVVHEGAELRHLDTQVQRCEDILQQLRAVVPQIDMEGDRNIWIVKPGAKSRGRGIICMDHLEEMLKLVNGNPMVMKDGKWVVQKYIERPLLIFGTKFDLRQWFLVTDWNPLTVWFYRDSYIRFSTQPFSLKNLDNSVHLCNNSIQKHLENSCHRHPLLPPDNMWSSQRFQAHLQEMGAPNAWSTIIVPGMKDAVIHALQTSQDTVQCRKASFELYGADFVFGEDFQPWLIEINASPTMAPSTAVTARLCAGVQADTLRVVIDRRLDRNCDTGAFELIYKQPAVEVPQYVGIRLLVEGSTIKKPMAMCHRRMGVRPAVPLLTQRGSREAPHHFPSLHTKAQLPSPHVLRHQGQILRRQHSKLVGTKALSTTGKALMTLPTAKVFISLPPNLDFKVAPSILKPRKAPALFCLRGPQLEVPCCLCPLKSEQFLAPVGRSRTKASSRPNCDKPRAEACPMKRLSPLKPLPLVGTFQRHRGLGXMKLGKPLLRFPTALVLDPTPNKKKQVKYLGLGSIAVGGSRVGGARPCTSGSTARA